The genomic DNA GCGCTGTCGGCGACGGCGTCCACCAGATAGCGGGGCCTGCCGGTGAAGCGGTCCGGTGTGGCCGCCCGGGCATCGGAGACGGCACGGAACTCTCCGCTTACTGATCTCTCCGCGGCAATCACCCCGGCCATCGGACCGTTGCTGCGCTCCGCCAACGCACCGGCCGCCCCGGCACAGACCAGTGCCACGGCCGCCAGGGGCACTGCCGTCCCCCTGAACAGGGCAGCGGGATTGAACCGGGCAGGGGAATCGGACAGTGCGGCGCGATTGGACAGCTCGGCGCGGCTGGACCGCTCGGCGCGATCGGACAGTGCGGCAGGGCGGCGGCGCGCCAGGACCCCCGTTAGCAGCAGGAAACCGACACTCACCGCAGCCACGATGCCTGCTGTCAGCCATCCGGACGAGGGTGGCAGCCGGACCGCGAGGAAAGCGGCAGCCCACGCCGCCGCGGCCGTCGGGAGCAGCCGCATTTCACGCAGCGGTACCGGCTCCGCTGCCCCTAACCTGGACCGCCGGGTTGCCTCCCGCCGGATCTGCCGTCGTGCAGCAGGCACCGGTAACGGCTTCTCCGCTCCCGGCTCGGCTGAACACGGTTCGGCTGCACCAGGTTCGCTTGCACCGGGTTCGGCTGCACCGGGCATGGAGCCCCGGGCCGAAGACACATACCGGGCCCAGTCCCCCTGCTGACTCATACCGGAGCAGCTATACCGTCACGAGCGGCAGGAGCGCGGCCATCATGGCTTCACCGATGCCCGGCACTGCGTCCAGGTCCTCGGGCCGGCTGAAGCTTCCGTGCTCGGTACGCCACGCAATGATCCGCTCCGCGAGGACCGGCCCCACCCGCGGAAGCGTCTCCAGCTCGGCAGCGTCGGCGGTGTTCAGGTTGACCTTGGCAGCCGAACCGGCATCGGGCCCTGTCGGTGAACCGCCGGCGGCCGCGCCGCCTCCAGTTCCCCCGCCGGTGTCCCCGTTGGCCCCGGCGGGTGGAGGTGCCTCTTCACCGATCCGGGGAACCAATACCATCGCCCCGTCCTGCGCCGGGGCGGCAAGGTTCACGGCGGTGAGGTCCGCGTCGGCGGCCGTTCCGCCGGCGGCATCAACGGCATCGACTATCCGGCTGCCGGGCGGCAGACGCACAATACCTGGACGCTGCACGGCACCGGCGATGTGGACTACCACCGTGGCGGGACCCGGATCCGCTTCCGCCGCCTCAGGTGAAGGAACCGGGGAAGCCGGCCGGGTGCTCCCCGCTGTGCCGGTACCGGCAGCTCCTTCGGCATCTGCCGGGGCAGTGGAGGCGGGCGCGGACAGCTCAACGCTGGCGATGGGCGCAGGGCCTGTGTCGCGGAGCAGCACAGCTGCCGCTGCGCATCCCAGCAGCAGACACACTGCCAGCACTGCCGCCGGCAGCGAAAGCGCCCACCGGCGCCGAAACCCGGGAGGATCCGGGGACTCATCCTGCCCGGTGTCCGCGGTGCCCGCAGTGTCCCAACGATGCTGTGCCATCCGCCGAACCTAGCTGCAGGCCTGCCCCTCCCTGCGCACCGATTGGCAGCGAGTGGAGCGGGACCGCCGGAACGCTGCCGGCAGCCGCGGTGTGGAGGACAAGAACATAGTGTGGAGGACAAGAACATGCTGAAGGAAGACGCCGCCGAGGACAACACCCGGGAATCCCGGGCGTGCTTCCCTAGGCCTTGTCTGCAGGGGCAACCCCGCCGGATCCCAGCTCACCGGGGTTTGCGGGCCCCTCCTGTGTGCGGGTCCCGGACCCGGCAGCCCCGTCGCCGGCCACCGCCACCGCCAAAACGCCCAGCCCGGCATGGGCCGCCAGAACTGCCGGGAGCGGACAGATAAGGATTTCCACCTCCGGGGCCGCGGCACCGATGATGCCGGCAAGCCGCTCCGCCTCGGCCGCATTGCCGAAGTGGTGCACCGCGGCACGGACCTTTCCGGTCCGGCCGGCAATATCCTCCTGCACCAGTTCGGCCAGCCGGGCCAGCGCTTTCGGGGCGGTGCGGACACGTTCCAGCGGGACCACCCGCCCGTCACGGATCACCAGGATCGGTTTGACGGCCAGCAGGGTACCCAGCCAGCCGGCGGCAGCCCCGATGCGCCCTCCGCGGCGCAGCTGGTCCAGGCTGGGCACGTAGAAAAGTATGTTTGAGTCCGCGGCCACGGCGCGTGCGCACGCGGAGACGGTCTCTGCCGAGTTGCTGCTCCGGGCACTCTCGGCAGCCGCGGCCACGGCAAAACCCAGTCCCATGGCCGCCGTCGTGCTGTCGATCACTTCCACCGGAACGGATGCGGAGCGGGCGGCCAGCCTGGCGGAGTCCACGGTGCCGGAGAGCTGCCCGGACAGGTGCACGGAAACCACCGAGGTGCAGCCGGCGGCTGCCAGCTCGGCATACGCAGCCTCAAACCGGCCCGGCGCCGGACGGGAGGTGCGTACCGGGTGCCCCTGGGCCAGGGCCATGGCCAGTGCCGGGATCAGGTCTTCGGAGCCTTCCCCGTAGATCTGGTCGCCGATCATCACCGGCATCGGAACAACCCGCACGAACTCCGACACCTTCGCCGCTTCGGCCCACCCCGCGGGCAGGGCGGCTGCCGAGTCGGTGACTATGCCCACGACCGGCCCGGGGGCGGCGGCAGTTGCCCGCTGCCGCCCCCTGGCCCGCAGTGCGAGCCGTTCCAGCCAGTCCATGGTTCCGGTGCCTAGGCCGGAACGATGTTCACGAGCTTGGGCGCCCGGACAATCACGGTGCGGATGCCGCGGCCGTCCAGGGTGCGCTGCACGGCCTCGGAGGCCAGCGCGGCCTCACGCAGGTCATCCTCGGAAATGTCCGCGGCCACCTCGAGCCGGTCACGGACCTTCCCCTGGACCTGGACCACGGCGGTGACCGTGTCCTGCACCAGCAGGGTTTCATCCACAGTCGGCCATCCGGCGTTCACCACGGAGGCGTCGCGGCCCAGCAGGTTCCACAGATCCTCGGCCGTGTACGGGGCGAAGAGGCTCAGGATCACCGCAACCGCCTCGGCCGCTTCGCGTACTGCCGGGTCGGCACCGCCCACGCCGGAATCGATGGCCTTGCGGGTGGCGTTGACCAGCTCCATCAGCTTGGCCACCACCACGTTGAACTTGTTGTTCTCCAGCAGTTCGGTGGCGTCCGCGACGGTCCGGTGGGTCATGGCACGGAGTTTTTTGTCCCCGCCCGTGAAGGCGATGCCGGGTTCGCTGCTGACGTCCTGGCCGAGGCGCCAGGCGCGGGCCAGGAACTTCGCAGAGCCCGACGGCGAGACGTCCGCCCAGTCGACGTCGTCCTCCGGCGGGGACGCGAAGATCATGGTCAGGCGCACGGCGTCGACGCCGTACTTATCCAGCTGCTGGCCCAGGTCCACGCCATTGCCCAGGGACTTGGACATGGCCTTGCCCCCGTTGAGCACCTGGCCCTGGTTCAGCAGCGAGCTGAAGGGCTCACTTGCCGGCAGCAGGCCCATGTCATGGACCACCTTGGTGAAGAACCGCGCGTAGAGCAGGTGCAGGATGGCGTGCTCGACGCCGCCCACGTACTGGCCAACGGGCATCCAGTTCTTCGCAGCCTCGGGATCGAACGGGCCCTCGGTGAAGTGCGGGGAGACAAAGCGCATGAAGTACCAGGACGAGTCCACGAAGGTGTCCATGGTGTCGGTGTCGCGCTTGGCGGGGCCGGCACACTTCGGGCAGGAGACGTTGACCCATTCCTCGGCCGAGGCCAGGGGTGAGGTGCCCTTCGGCGCCAGGGCCTCGCCCTTCAGCCCGGTGGGCAGGGTGACGGGCAGCTGGTCATCCGGAACCGGAACCTCGCCGCACTTTTCGCAGTGGATGATCGGGATGGGCGTGCCCCAGAAGCGCTGGCGGGAGAGCAGCCAGTCCCGCAGGCGGAAGTTCACGAACTTCTCCCCCGTGCCCTGCTCTTCGAGCATGGTGATGGCGGCCGGGATCGCTTCGGACTTCGGCAGTCCGTCGAGGGTGCCGGAGTTGATCAGGGTGCCTTCGCCGGTGGTGGCCACGCCGCTGACGGCGGGATCCTCTTCGCCGGTGTCCAGGACCGCCTTCACGGGCAGGTCGAAGGTCCTGGCGAAGTCCAGGTCACGCTGGTCGTGCGCCGGGACCGCCATGATGGCGCCCGTGCCGTAGTCGGCCAGCACATAGTCGGCGGCCCAGACGGGCAGCTTTTCGCCGTTAAGCGGGTTCACTGCGTAGCGGCCGGTAAAAACGCCGGTCTTGGTGCGTTCGGTGGACTGGCGCTCGATGTCCGAGAGGGCCTTGACCTGTTCCCGGTACGCCGTCAGCGCATCGCGGTTCTCATCGGTGACCAGGTCCATCGCCAGCGGTGCGTCTGCCGCCACGACAAAGAACGTGGCACCGGCCAGGGTGTCCGGGCGGGTGGTGAAGACGGTGACCTGCTCTTCGCCCTTGCCGCCGGCGGCTTCGATGACGAAGCGGACGTGGGCACCTTCGGAGCGGCCGATCCAGTTCTTCTGCATAGCCAGCACGCGCTCGGGCCAGTGGCCCTTGAGCTGCTCCATGTCATCGAGCAGGCGGTCCGCGTAATCGGTGATCTTGAAGTACCACTGGTTCAGGGACTTCTTGGTGACCTGGGTGCCGCAGCGTTCACAGGCGCCGTTGACTACCTGTTCGTTGGCCAGCACGGTCTGGTCCTTGGGGCACCAGTTGACCGGGGAGTTCTTCCGGTAGGCCAGACCACGCTCGTAGAAGCGCGTGAACAGCCACTGGGTCCAGCGGTAGTACTCCGGGTCCGAGGTGTGGATGCGGCGGGACCAGTCAACACTGATGGCGTAGCGCTTGAAGGATTCAGCCTGGGTTTCAATGTTGCGATAGGTCCAGTCGCTGGGGTGCGCGTTGTTCTTGATCGCGGCATTCTCAGCCGGCAGGCCGAAGGAATCCCAGCCGATCGGGTGGAGCACGTCGTAACCGAGCTGGCGCCAGTAACGGGCGACGACGTCGCCCATGGCGAACGCTTCGGCATGGCCCATGTGCAGGTCACCCGACGGGTAAGGGAACATGTCCAGGACGTAGCGGCGCTCGCGCGAGCCGTCGTCGGCAGGGGTGAATACGCCAAGGTCCTCCCAGACCTGAGGCCATTTCTGCTCGATGGCCGCGAAACTGTAGACGGCCTCTTCCTGCTGATCAGTCTGTGACTGCGTGCTCACTATGCTTCGCCTCTGTCCTGAAAGAAAAATGTTGATCCGCGCATTCCGGGCCCGTGTTCCCCGTCCCGGAAAACCGGGTCCTCCCCAGACACACAAAAGCCCCTCGACAAGCAAGGGGCGGCCGCGCACGGACGGTGCGCGGCTAGCTAAGGAGGAGTACTGCGCTCATTTCTCCACTTTACAACAGAGCGTGCGCTCCGGAAGCAGGATGACGGGGTGAGCCGCAGCGGGAAATTCCGACCGGCAGCGTATCTTTTTGCCGGCTCCGTGCGTCTACCGGTTAAAGACTCTGGCGCAATGCCATTGTTGGTTCAGGACCGCCGGGGGCGGCCCGGGAAAAGGAGCGGAGAAATGTCAGTGGAGACAACCCCTGCTGTGTCATTGGCGGGCATGGAAAGCAACAGTGCGGGACTGGGCGGGATTCCGCATCGGCTGCGGCAGGTCCGGCGCGATTTCCTGCTCGCATTGGAGCCGGTTCGTCCTTCCGTTTACCGTTACTGCCGAAGCCTGGCCGGAAACGTGTGGGACGCGG from Arthrobacter zhangbolii includes the following:
- a CDS encoding helix-hairpin-helix domain-containing protein — its product is MAQHRWDTAGTADTGQDESPDPPGFRRRWALSLPAAVLAVCLLLGCAAAAVLLRDTGPAPIASVELSAPASTAPADAEGAAGTGTAGSTRPASPVPSPEAAEADPGPATVVVHIAGAVQRPGIVRLPPGSRIVDAVDAAGGTAADADLTAVNLAAPAQDGAMVLVPRIGEEAPPPAGANGDTGGGTGGGAAAGGSPTGPDAGSAAKVNLNTADAAELETLPRVGPVLAERIIAWRTEHGSFSRPEDLDAVPGIGEAMMAALLPLVTV
- a CDS encoding DegV family protein, encoding MDWLERLALRARGRQRATAAAPGPVVGIVTDSAAALPAGWAEAAKVSEFVRVVPMPVMIGDQIYGEGSEDLIPALAMALAQGHPVRTSRPAPGRFEAAYAELAAAGCTSVVSVHLSGQLSGTVDSARLAARSASVPVEVIDSTTAAMGLGFAVAAAAESARSSNSAETVSACARAVAADSNILFYVPSLDQLRRGGRIGAAAGWLGTLLAVKPILVIRDGRVVPLERVRTAPKALARLAELVQEDIAGRTGKVRAAVHHFGNAAEAERLAGIIGAAAPEVEILICPLPAVLAAHAGLGVLAVAVAGDGAAGSGTRTQEGPANPGELGSGGVAPADKA
- the leuS gene encoding leucine--tRNA ligase; translated protein: MVSTQSQTDQQEEAVYSFAAIEQKWPQVWEDLGVFTPADDGSRERRYVLDMFPYPSGDLHMGHAEAFAMGDVVARYWRQLGYDVLHPIGWDSFGLPAENAAIKNNAHPSDWTYRNIETQAESFKRYAISVDWSRRIHTSDPEYYRWTQWLFTRFYERGLAYRKNSPVNWCPKDQTVLANEQVVNGACERCGTQVTKKSLNQWYFKITDYADRLLDDMEQLKGHWPERVLAMQKNWIGRSEGAHVRFVIEAAGGKGEEQVTVFTTRPDTLAGATFFVVAADAPLAMDLVTDENRDALTAYREQVKALSDIERQSTERTKTGVFTGRYAVNPLNGEKLPVWAADYVLADYGTGAIMAVPAHDQRDLDFARTFDLPVKAVLDTGEEDPAVSGVATTGEGTLINSGTLDGLPKSEAIPAAITMLEEQGTGEKFVNFRLRDWLLSRQRFWGTPIPIIHCEKCGEVPVPDDQLPVTLPTGLKGEALAPKGTSPLASAEEWVNVSCPKCAGPAKRDTDTMDTFVDSSWYFMRFVSPHFTEGPFDPEAAKNWMPVGQYVGGVEHAILHLLYARFFTKVVHDMGLLPASEPFSSLLNQGQVLNGGKAMSKSLGNGVDLGQQLDKYGVDAVRLTMIFASPPEDDVDWADVSPSGSAKFLARAWRLGQDVSSEPGIAFTGGDKKLRAMTHRTVADATELLENNKFNVVVAKLMELVNATRKAIDSGVGGADPAVREAAEAVAVILSLFAPYTAEDLWNLLGRDASVVNAGWPTVDETLLVQDTVTAVVQVQGKVRDRLEVAADISEDDLREAALASEAVQRTLDGRGIRTVIVRAPKLVNIVPA